CCTGGACCGGGAACGCGCGCTGGCCGCCCTGCGCGGGGCCGGCTGGATCTTCGCGGGGCCGGGGTCGCCGACGTACGCCCTGCGCCAGTGGCACGGCACGGAACTGCCCGCCCTGCTCACCCAGGCCGACGTGCTCGTGTTCGCGAGCGCCGCCGCGCTCACCCTCGGCTCGCACACCATCCCCGTGTACGAGATCTACAAGGCCGGCGCCGACCCGCGCTGGTCTCCCGGCCTCGACCTGTTCCACCAGCTCACCGGCGTGCCCGCGGTGATCGTGCCGCACTACGACAACGCCGAGGGCGGCCACCACGACACCCGCTTCTGCTACCTGGGCGAACCCCGCCTGGCCCGCCTCGAACGCGAGCTGCCCGACGGCACCCTCATCGTCGGCGTCGACGAGCACACCGCCCTCGTCTGCGACCTCACCGCCATGACCGCCACCGTCCTGGGCAACGGCACCCTCACCCTCCGCCGCGACGGCCACAGCACCGTCCACCCCGCCGGCACCGTCCTCCCCCTCCCCTTCCCCGAAAGGAAGGGCACCTTCTTAACGGAATACGTAGAGGAAGGGCACCTTCTTAACCCTCCCGGGAAGGGCGTCGAGGCAGGCCGCCGCGCGGCCGGGGACGGCGGCCGAGGGGTCGGGGGCTTCGGCGCGGTCGGTCCGGTCCACGACGGTGCGGTCCACGGCAGTGCGGTGGTCGCGGCGTCGCTGCGGGAGGCGGCCGACGAGGCCGAGGCGCGGTTCTCGGCCGCGCTGGCCGAACGCGACGTCGACGGTTGCGTGGCCGCGGTGCTCGAACTGGAGCAGGCCATCACCGACTGGAATGCCGACACGCTCACCTCCGACTCCGGCGAGCACGCGCACGGCCTGCTGCGCGGCATGATCGTGCGGCTGGGCGCGCTGGCCGGCACCGCGGACCCGACGCCGCTGCTCACTCCGCTGGTGGAGGCGCTGGTCGCACAGCGGGAGCAGGCTCGCGCGGCGCGTGACTGGGCCGGGGCGGACCGGGTACGCGAAGCGCTGACAGCCGCCGGAATCGAGCTCCGGGACACCCCCGGCGGCCCCGTCTGGCTCCGCCGCACCGACGGTTGATCGCCACCTCGTGTCGGAAAGTGTGGCCAGACCACAGAATTCGACACGAGGCGGCGATCTTCGCCCGGGACAGGGAGACAACAGAGCCGGCCCGCGTCTGGGGGACGCGGGCCGGCTCTGTTGGGAAGGGACAATCAGGCGGGATTCTTCTGCTGTTTCACCTGGTCAAACGACTGAAGCCGGACCAGGTTCCGGCCTCCCGCCCGATTCGCCGAGACGCGATCAGGCGCCGAGGCGGCGGGCCAGGTTGGTGTCGAGGGTGTTCATGAACTCCTCGGTGGTCTGCCACGGCGCGTCGCGCGAGATCAGCAGCGCGAGGTCCTTGGTCATCGCGCCGCCCTCGACGGTCTCGATGATGACCTGCTCCAGCGTGTTCGCGAAGTTGGTCACCTCCGGGGTGCCGTCCAGCTTGCCGCGGTGCGCGAGGCCCCGGGTCCAGGCGAAGATCGACGCGATCGGGTTGGTCGACGTCTTCTCGCCCTTCTGCCACTGGCGGTAGTGCCGGGTGACGGTGCCGTGCGCGGCCTCGGCCTCGACGGTCTTGCCGTCGGGCGTCATGAGCACGGAGGTCATCAGGCCGAGCGAGCCGAAGCCCTGCGCCACGGTGTCGGACTGCACGTCACCGTCGTAGTTCTTGCACGCCCAGACGAAGCCGCCCTCCCACTTGAGCGCCGCGGCGACCATGTCGTCGATGAGCCGGTGCTCGTAGGTGATGCCGGCGGCCTCGAACTCGCTCTTGAACTCGGTCTCGAAGACCTCGGCGAAGATGTCCTTGAAGCGGCCGTCGTACGCCTTCAGGATGGTGTTCTTGGTCGACAGGTAGACCGGGTAGTTGCGGGCCAGGCCGTAGCGCAGCGAGGCGCGCGCGAAGTCGCGGATCGACTCGTCGAAGTTGTACATGCCCATGGCGACGCCGCCGTCGGCGAAGTCGGCGACGGTCAGCTCCATCGGCTCCGAGCCGTCGGCCGGCTGGTAGGTGATGGTGACCTTGCCGGGGCCGGGGACCACGAAGTCGGTGGCCTTGTACTGGTCACCGTGGGCGTGCCGGCCGATGACGATCGGCTTGGTCCAGCCCGGCACCAGGCGGGGCACGTTGCTCATGATGATCGGCTCACGGAACACCACGCCGCCGAGGATGTTGCGGATGGTGCCGTTCGGCGACTTCCACATCTTCTTCAGGCCGAACTCCGCGACGCGGGCCTCGTCCGGGGTGATGGTGGCGCACTTGACGCCCACGCCGTGCCGCTTGATCGCGTTGGCGGCGTCGATCGTCACCTGGTCGTCGGTGGCGTCCCGGTGCTCCATGCCCAGGTCGTAGTACTCCAGCTCCACGTCGAGGTAGGGCAGGACGAGCTGCTCGCGGATCTGCTTCCAGATGATCCGGGTCATCTCGTCGCCGTCGAGCTCCACGACCGGGTTGTTTACCTTGATCTTCGCCATCGTGCTGGCGCTCCTCTAACCTCTGGCGTCCGGCTGCAGAGGGCCGGGCGGCGGTCACGTCTAGCAGTACGAGCGTACTGCCAACTCGACCTGCCGCAACCGCCAGGGTGACGTGCCTCCCGTCACGGGCGGCATCGGCCTGGCGGTCAGCGTCGTCGCCGGGCTCGTCCCGGCGCTGCTGCTCGGCTGGTGACGGGAGCCGGAGGGGAGCGGCGCGGGCCCGGGCGCACGGGCTGCCCGCACGTGGGCCAAGGCCACGCCGACCGAACGCGCGCGGACAGGGACCGCCGGGCAGGGACCGCCTGCCACCGCGCACGGCCGGGCGCGGTGGCAGGCGGACGATCCGGTCAGC
The Catellatospora sp. IY07-71 DNA segment above includes these coding regions:
- a CDS encoding NADP-dependent isocitrate dehydrogenase translates to MAKIKVNNPVVELDGDEMTRIIWKQIREQLVLPYLDVELEYYDLGMEHRDATDDQVTIDAANAIKRHGVGVKCATITPDEARVAEFGLKKMWKSPNGTIRNILGGVVFREPIIMSNVPRLVPGWTKPIVIGRHAHGDQYKATDFVVPGPGKVTITYQPADGSEPMELTVADFADGGVAMGMYNFDESIRDFARASLRYGLARNYPVYLSTKNTILKAYDGRFKDIFAEVFETEFKSEFEAAGITYEHRLIDDMVAAALKWEGGFVWACKNYDGDVQSDTVAQGFGSLGLMTSVLMTPDGKTVEAEAAHGTVTRHYRQWQKGEKTSTNPIASIFAWTRGLAHRGKLDGTPEVTNFANTLEQVIIETVEGGAMTKDLALLISRDAPWQTTEEFMNTLDTNLARRLGA